One part of the Pecten maximus chromosome 1, xPecMax1.1, whole genome shotgun sequence genome encodes these proteins:
- the LOC117323864 gene encoding UBA-like domain-containing protein 2-A — MENLKEQVMINHFISATGCHVEQAKQLLAASKWQFQTALSMFFQESAIPTCRTCNGNHTNNAHYPLCTPANTPATPPNFPDALAALSKLSTTEKFSSSPYATSPQQVAHSPKGMEIETQR; from the exons atggaaaatttaaaagaaCAAGTTatgataaatcattttatttcagCAACAGGCTGCCATGTAGAGCAAGCTAAACAGTTGTTAGCAGCATCAAAGTGGCAGTTTCAG aCGGCTCTTAGTATGTTCTTTCAAGAATCGGCCATTCCAACGTGTCGAACTTGCAATGGAAACCATACAAACAATGCTCACTATCCG CTCTGTACACCTGCCAATACTCCTGCTACTCCACCCAATTTCCCAGATGCACTAGCTGCATTATCAAAACTTTCAACAACAGAAAAATTCAGCTCATCTCCATATGCTACATCCCCTCAGCAGGTAGCTCATTCTCCCAAAGGGATGGAGATAGAAACGCAGCGATAA